Proteins from a single region of Chryseomicrobium sp. FSL W7-1435:
- a CDS encoding heavy metal translocating P-type ATPase — MSTQPHIYRLEGLSCTNCAAKFEKNIKEIPSVEDLQLNFGASKLTVTGNVTIEQLEKAGAFDGIRVYEESYRPELGEKRSFWSSRENRATVSSFVFLLAALFIEFGTAAPGWVPIVFYVAAIAIGGFSLFRTGLANLIRFEFDMKTLMTIAIIGAAIIGEWQEGAVVVLLFALSEALEGYSMDKARQSIRSLMNIAPNSATVRRGTELATLDVNDIQIGDTMLVKPGQKIAMDGIVAVGESSINEAAITGESMPKHKQIGDAVFAGSLNEEGFLEVTVTKRVQDTTIAKIIHLVEEAQAEKAPSQQFVDRFAAFYTPAILLVALLVATLPPLAFSGDWSEWIYRGLTVLVVGCPCALVVSTPVAIVTAIGNAAKNGVLIKGGVYLEELGRIQAIAFDKTGTLSEGRPAVTDVITFHSYTTEQVIALAAGIEQFSQHPLASAIVRYATDQTIAPVATTGFRSLTGRGAYAEVDGQQVKIGSPALFGEHEELSQSLCETILSLQQDGKTVVVLGSEDKIYALLAVADPVREVSASTISRLKAMGMQRLVMLTGDNAVTAQAINRKLGLDTVEANLLPEQKLEKIRALQKDHGSVAMVGDGVNDAPALASATVGIAMGGAGTDTALETADVALLADDLTKLPYTMELSRKTLTIIKQNIGFALALKVIALLLIIPGWLTLWMAVLADVGSTVLVVLNSMRLLRVKE, encoded by the coding sequence ATGTCTACACAACCTCATATCTACCGTTTAGAAGGACTTTCCTGCACGAATTGTGCAGCCAAGTTCGAAAAAAATATTAAAGAGATACCCTCTGTCGAAGATCTTCAATTGAATTTTGGTGCCTCAAAATTGACGGTGACAGGGAATGTGACCATCGAACAGCTTGAAAAAGCCGGTGCTTTCGATGGTATACGTGTATACGAGGAATCTTATCGTCCCGAGCTTGGAGAAAAACGTTCATTTTGGTCTTCCCGTGAAAACCGGGCAACTGTCTCTTCGTTCGTATTTCTACTGGCCGCCCTTTTCATTGAATTTGGCACGGCAGCTCCAGGTTGGGTCCCAATTGTATTCTATGTAGCAGCAATCGCCATAGGTGGCTTCTCTCTGTTCCGAACAGGCCTTGCCAACTTGATCCGTTTTGAATTTGATATGAAGACGTTGATGACCATTGCGATTATTGGTGCCGCGATTATTGGGGAATGGCAAGAAGGGGCAGTTGTCGTGCTGTTATTTGCACTCAGTGAAGCACTTGAAGGCTACTCGATGGACAAAGCACGTCAATCTATCCGCAGTCTAATGAACATCGCGCCTAATTCTGCAACGGTCCGAAGAGGCACCGAACTTGCCACTTTAGATGTAAACGACATTCAAATTGGCGATACGATGTTGGTGAAACCAGGTCAAAAGATTGCGATGGACGGAATTGTAGCAGTGGGTGAATCTTCTATCAACGAAGCGGCCATCACTGGTGAATCTATGCCGAAACACAAACAAATCGGCGATGCTGTATTTGCGGGCTCTTTGAACGAAGAAGGATTTTTAGAAGTGACGGTGACCAAACGTGTTCAAGATACGACTATCGCCAAAATCATTCACTTAGTAGAAGAAGCACAAGCCGAAAAAGCTCCTTCTCAACAATTTGTCGACCGTTTTGCCGCCTTTTACACACCCGCCATTTTGCTCGTCGCCTTACTCGTGGCCACACTCCCTCCTCTCGCATTTTCCGGAGATTGGTCAGAGTGGATTTACAGAGGGCTGACTGTTCTTGTCGTCGGCTGTCCATGTGCCCTAGTTGTTTCAACACCAGTAGCCATTGTCACCGCTATCGGAAATGCCGCAAAGAATGGTGTTCTCATTAAAGGCGGTGTCTATCTCGAAGAGCTTGGTCGTATTCAAGCTATTGCTTTTGATAAGACCGGAACGTTATCAGAAGGTCGTCCAGCAGTAACGGACGTCATCACTTTTCATTCGTATACAACTGAACAAGTTATCGCTTTAGCTGCTGGAATCGAGCAGTTTTCTCAACACCCACTAGCTTCTGCAATCGTCCGGTATGCGACAGATCAAACTATCGCTCCCGTTGCTACGACTGGATTTCGCTCTCTGACAGGAAGAGGAGCTTATGCTGAGGTAGACGGCCAACAGGTCAAGATTGGTAGTCCTGCACTATTTGGCGAACATGAGGAACTCTCACAGTCATTATGCGAAACAATTTTGTCCTTACAACAAGACGGAAAAACAGTTGTCGTACTCGGAAGTGAAGACAAGATTTACGCATTGCTAGCAGTGGCAGACCCTGTTCGAGAAGTCAGCGCCTCTACCATAAGCCGGTTAAAGGCCATGGGTATGCAACGACTTGTCATGTTAACAGGTGACAACGCTGTAACGGCACAAGCCATCAACCGGAAACTTGGCCTCGATACAGTCGAAGCCAACTTACTACCTGAGCAAAAACTCGAAAAAATTCGCGCTCTCCAAAAAGATCACGGCTCCGTTGCGATGGTCGGAGATGGCGTGAATGATGCCCCTGCGTTGGCAAGTGCCACTGTGGGAATTGCGATGGGTGGTGCCGGAACCGATACGGCTCTTGAGACAGCAGACGTGGCTCTATTAGCTGACGATTTAACGAAGTTGCCTTATACAATGGAATTAAGCCGGAAGACACTCACAATTATCAAACAAAACATTGGCTTTGCCTTGGCTCTCAAAGTGATTGCTTTGCTACTCATCATTCCGGGCTGGCTCACACTGTGGATGGCAGTTCTTGCAGATGTCGGATCGACCGTCTTGGTTGTATTGAATTCGATGCGTTTGCTTCGGGTGAAGGAATAA
- a CDS encoding hemolysin family protein has product MDLAIAFNLFMIVFLIAATAFFVGSKFAVVKVRSSRLDQLIAEGNKNAVLAKKVTSDLDYYLSVCQLGITVTALGLGFLGKPTVELLLYPVFQQYDLPASLISIISFVLAFSFVTFLHVVVGELAPKTLAIQFAERMTLLLSRPLYWFGKVMFPLIWFLNGSGRLLLGLFGVKPAGHDTAHSEEELKILMAQSFKSGEFNQTELAFMQNIFAFDEHIARDLMVPRTKMETIDITTTHEEMLQEFEEHQFTRYAITEDYDKDKIIGYINAKEILLEIAAETLQDFSSYVKILPVVSENTPLDKTFATMKANHAHMVLVVDEYGGTAGMLTLEDVLEEIVGEIRDEFDADEVDDIHQVAPRQYEVDGRVLLSDLEERFSLHFQDSEDIETIAGWIQARSLEVQLGDTFVEPGFELRIIEFEQNHVERILMTLPDLPSTSEQTEEQE; this is encoded by the coding sequence TTGGACTTAGCCATAGCATTCAACTTATTTATGATTGTCTTTTTAATTGCTGCCACCGCATTTTTCGTCGGTTCGAAATTCGCCGTTGTCAAAGTGCGTTCATCCCGATTAGATCAGCTGATTGCTGAGGGAAATAAAAACGCCGTATTGGCCAAAAAAGTAACTTCAGACTTAGATTATTATTTATCTGTCTGCCAATTAGGTATCACAGTTACAGCTTTAGGACTTGGTTTTTTAGGAAAACCGACAGTTGAATTACTTCTCTATCCAGTTTTTCAACAGTATGACTTACCTGCTTCCTTGATATCTATCATTTCATTTGTGCTCGCTTTTTCCTTTGTCACATTTTTGCATGTCGTTGTTGGTGAATTAGCACCTAAAACTCTAGCCATTCAATTTGCAGAGCGCATGACACTTTTATTGTCACGCCCACTCTACTGGTTTGGTAAAGTGATGTTCCCGCTGATCTGGTTCTTGAATGGATCTGGTCGCTTATTATTGGGCTTGTTCGGTGTCAAACCAGCCGGCCACGATACAGCGCATTCAGAAGAAGAACTCAAGATCTTGATGGCTCAAAGTTTCAAGAGCGGCGAATTCAATCAAACTGAGCTTGCTTTTATGCAAAACATCTTTGCTTTTGATGAGCATATCGCACGTGATCTCATGGTACCTCGCACAAAGATGGAAACTATCGATATCACAACGACACACGAAGAGATGCTTCAAGAGTTTGAAGAACATCAATTCACGCGTTACGCCATCACGGAAGATTACGATAAAGACAAAATTATTGGCTATATCAATGCAAAAGAAATTTTACTTGAAATCGCAGCCGAGACACTTCAAGATTTCTCGAGTTATGTGAAAATACTCCCTGTTGTGTCTGAAAACACACCACTTGATAAAACATTTGCCACGATGAAAGCCAATCATGCGCACATGGTTCTTGTAGTGGATGAATACGGCGGAACGGCCGGAATGCTTACTTTGGAAGATGTTTTGGAAGAAATCGTCGGCGAGATTCGGGATGAATTCGATGCAGACGAAGTCGACGACATTCATCAAGTCGCGCCTCGTCAATACGAAGTGGATGGTCGCGTGTTACTTTCTGACTTAGAAGAACGCTTCTCCCTTCATTTCCAAGACTCTGAAGACATTGAGACGATTGCCGGTTGGATTCAAGCTCGCTCTTTAGAAGTGCAGCTAGGTGATACATTTGTCGAACCCGGATTCGAGCTTCGTATCATTGAATTTGAACAAAATCATGTAGAACGTATTCTCATGACTCTTCCTGATCTTCCTTCTACATCTGAACAAACAGAAGAACAAGAATAA
- a CDS encoding GNAT family N-acetyltransferase, whose protein sequence is MTISIRRMKDEDISAVQEVAKTSWNTTYEAIIPLDVQANFLKVAYNPDQLKRRLNHSLFLVAEAEGRIVGFANYSNVQDDHSAELAAIYLHPQYQGKGIGSALLHRGIAELDGIQSVFINVEKENWSGLSFYSAKGFQVVREFEEDFDGHLLKTIRMELLVDAEGV, encoded by the coding sequence ATGACAATTAGCATTCGTCGTATGAAAGATGAGGACATTTCGGCTGTACAAGAAGTGGCAAAAACGTCTTGGAATACGACCTATGAAGCCATCATTCCCTTGGATGTTCAAGCCAATTTTCTAAAGGTAGCTTACAATCCAGATCAGTTAAAGCGCCGGTTGAACCATTCATTGTTTCTCGTAGCAGAAGCAGAGGGGCGGATTGTCGGATTTGCCAACTATTCGAATGTACAGGACGATCACTCAGCCGAACTTGCCGCCATCTACTTGCATCCCCAGTACCAGGGCAAAGGTATCGGTTCGGCTCTTTTACACCGAGGCATTGCAGAACTCGACGGCATTCAATCCGTGTTCATTAATGTCGAGAAAGAAAACTGGTCGGGCTTATCTTTCTACTCGGCAAAGGGCTTCCAAGTCGTGCGCGAGTTCGAAGAAGACTTCGACGGGCATTTGTTAAAAACCATTCGGATGGAACTACTAGTAGATGCAGAAGGCGTTTGA
- a CDS encoding metalloregulator ArsR/SmtB family transcription factor, giving the protein MNQQLKKLSPDSCEVECTHPEVVKRVSPLIAQVEGVETIFKALSDATRMKIIYALTQEDELCVCDVAAIIGISTATASHHLRLLRTMGIAKNRKQGKLVYYSVKDHHITDLVKIAIEHHNE; this is encoded by the coding sequence ATGAACCAGCAACTGAAGAAACTTTCGCCCGACAGCTGCGAAGTAGAATGCACACACCCCGAGGTCGTCAAAAGGGTTTCGCCTCTCATAGCACAAGTAGAGGGTGTTGAAACGATTTTTAAAGCTCTCTCGGATGCAACACGAATGAAAATTATTTATGCCTTGACCCAAGAAGACGAACTTTGCGTCTGCGATGTAGCTGCCATCATTGGCATCTCCACTGCTACCGCTTCACACCACTTGCGTTTGTTACGCACGATGGGCATTGCAAAAAATCGTAAACAAGGAAAACTCGTCTATTATTCGGTCAAAGATCACCACATTACTGATTTAGTGAAAATCGCTATTGAACATCATAACGAATAA
- the katG gene encoding catalase/peroxidase HPI gives MENNNQNPGHTAAGDGQCPVTGLGAGHKDSAITTSKKPGGTNNKDWWPNMLNLNILRQHDTKANPFGTDFNYKEEFSKLDYDALKEDLRKLMTDSQDWWPADYGHYGGLFVRMSWHAAGTYRAFDGRGGGNTGNQRFAPLNSWPDNVNLDKARRLLWPIKQKYGNKISWADLLLLTGNVALESMGFKTFGFATGREDVWHPEEDVYWGNEKEWLADNRYSGDRELENPLAAVQMGLIYVNPEGPNGKPDPLASAKDIRDTFARMGMNDEETVALIAGGHTFGKTHGAGDPSQVGDDPEAADVENQGLGWLSSHGSGKGRDTISSGLEGAWTANPTQWDNGFWVQLFEYDWELTKSPAGAYQWIAKDLKEEDKAPDAEDANKKVPTMMSTADMALKVDPDYEKISRRFYEDHAAFEDAFARAWFKLLHRDMGPKDRYWGPEVPQEDLIWQDPTPTVDYTLSNEEIADLKEKILATDLTVSELVKVAWASASTFRHTDMRGGANGARVRLAPQRGWEANEPQLLEKALKIYEELQGTLDKNVSLADLIVLGGTAAVEKAAHDAGFNIVVPFSPGRGDATEEQTDAESFEVLEPISDGFRNYQKAEYQTSPEEMLVDKAHLLGLTAPEMTVLVGGLRALGANHGDTKHGVFSEESGKLTNDFFVNLLDMNIEWKPAGFNQYEGRDRKSGEVKRTATRFDLVFGSNSILRSLAEVYAQDDNKQKFVNDFAKAWVKVMDADRFDLKN, from the coding sequence ATGGAAAACAACAATCAAAATCCAGGACACACAGCTGCCGGGGACGGACAGTGCCCAGTAACAGGATTGGGTGCAGGTCATAAAGACAGCGCAATTACTACTTCTAAGAAGCCTGGCGGTACAAACAACAAAGACTGGTGGCCAAATATGCTCAACCTGAACATTTTGCGCCAGCACGACACAAAAGCAAATCCGTTTGGGACTGACTTCAACTATAAAGAGGAGTTCTCAAAGCTCGATTACGACGCTTTAAAAGAAGATCTTCGCAAATTGATGACAGATAGTCAAGACTGGTGGCCAGCAGATTATGGCCATTACGGCGGTCTTTTCGTCCGTATGTCATGGCATGCAGCGGGTACATACCGTGCCTTCGACGGCCGCGGTGGCGGAAACACAGGAAACCAGCGTTTCGCTCCACTAAACAGCTGGCCGGATAACGTCAACCTAGACAAAGCACGTCGTCTACTTTGGCCAATTAAACAAAAGTACGGAAACAAAATCTCTTGGGCTGACCTTCTTTTGTTAACAGGAAACGTGGCACTTGAGTCGATGGGCTTCAAAACATTCGGTTTCGCAACAGGACGCGAAGACGTATGGCACCCAGAGGAAGATGTCTACTGGGGGAATGAAAAAGAGTGGTTAGCAGATAATCGTTACTCAGGTGACCGAGAACTCGAAAATCCTCTTGCTGCGGTTCAAATGGGTCTGATCTACGTTAACCCAGAAGGACCAAACGGCAAACCAGACCCACTGGCTTCTGCTAAAGATATCCGTGATACATTCGCACGTATGGGAATGAACGATGAAGAGACAGTTGCGCTTATTGCCGGTGGTCACACATTCGGGAAAACGCACGGTGCTGGCGATCCATCACAAGTTGGGGACGATCCAGAAGCAGCAGACGTCGAAAACCAAGGTCTAGGTTGGTTAAGCTCACACGGTTCTGGTAAAGGCCGTGACACGATTTCTTCAGGTCTCGAAGGCGCTTGGACAGCAAACCCTACACAGTGGGACAACGGATTCTGGGTACAACTCTTTGAATACGATTGGGAATTAACAAAGAGCCCAGCCGGTGCATACCAGTGGATTGCGAAAGACTTAAAAGAAGAAGATAAAGCTCCAGATGCGGAAGATGCAAACAAAAAAGTACCGACCATGATGTCGACCGCTGATATGGCACTTAAAGTGGATCCGGATTACGAGAAAATCTCTCGCCGCTTCTACGAAGACCATGCAGCATTCGAAGATGCATTTGCGCGTGCTTGGTTCAAACTTCTTCACCGCGACATGGGACCAAAAGATCGTTACTGGGGACCTGAAGTTCCACAGGAAGACTTGATTTGGCAAGATCCAACTCCAACAGTAGACTACACACTGTCTAACGAAGAGATTGCGGATCTTAAGGAAAAAATTCTTGCTACAGACCTTACTGTAAGTGAACTTGTGAAAGTTGCTTGGGCTTCTGCTAGCACATTCCGTCACACAGATATGCGCGGCGGTGCAAACGGTGCACGTGTCCGTCTTGCTCCACAACGTGGATGGGAAGCAAACGAGCCACAACTTCTTGAAAAAGCACTGAAGATCTACGAAGAGCTTCAAGGCACTTTAGATAAAAACGTAAGCCTTGCTGACCTAATCGTTCTAGGTGGTACTGCAGCAGTAGAAAAAGCGGCGCATGATGCTGGCTTTAACATCGTTGTACCATTCTCACCAGGACGCGGTGATGCAACAGAAGAGCAAACAGATGCAGAAAGCTTCGAAGTACTTGAGCCAATTTCTGATGGTTTCCGTAACTACCAGAAAGCTGAGTATCAAACAAGCCCAGAAGAAATGCTTGTTGATAAAGCTCACCTTCTTGGCCTAACTGCTCCTGAAATGACAGTTCTTGTTGGTGGACTTCGCGCACTAGGTGCAAACCACGGCGACACGAAGCACGGCGTATTCAGTGAAGAATCTGGCAAGTTGACGAATGACTTCTTCGTGAACCTACTGGATATGAACATCGAATGGAAACCAGCTGGCTTTAATCAATACGAAGGTCGTGACCGTAAGTCTGGCGAAGTAAAACGCACAGCGACGCGCTTCGACTTAGTATTCGGTTCAAACTCTATCCTACGCTCACTTGCTGAAGTATATGCACAAGATGACAACAAACAAAAGTTTGTTAACGACTTTGCAAAAGCTTGGGTAAAAGTGATGGATGCTGACCGTTTCGACTTAAAAAACTAA
- a CDS encoding hemolysin family protein, with product MDSSILWLNLGLVALLIALTAFFVGSEFAVVKVPMSRLDQLISEGNKTAELAKRITIDLDYYLSACQLGITVTALGLGWLGEPTVERLLHPVFENFDIGEPVISVLSFTIAFASVTFLHVVIGELAPKTLAIQYAERMTLLFAKPLYWFGKIMFPFIWILNGSARLLLRAFGVKPSPHELAHSQEELKIIMTHSYQSGEINQTELAFMQNVFSFDGRVAKDLMIPRTKMETVSLESTRQELIAFFSEHQFTRYPVTENFDKDHIIGYMNVKEMLTALATKKEHGIEHFIKEIPVIVETTPLVEIFDLMKTKQSHISLVVDEFGGTAGIVTLEDLLEEIVGEIRDEFDEDEVDEIQEIGENVYLVQGRVLLDELNERFQLQFEDAENIDTLSGWMQSQKLNVEMGDVIATETFSVEAVEVEQHHIEAARLQLIPKAPELSEEL from the coding sequence TTGGACAGTAGTATATTATGGCTAAACTTAGGATTGGTAGCTTTATTGATTGCACTCACAGCATTCTTTGTAGGATCGGAGTTCGCAGTCGTTAAAGTTCCTATGTCACGACTTGATCAATTAATTTCAGAAGGTAATAAAACCGCAGAACTTGCAAAACGCATAACTATCGACCTTGATTACTACTTGTCTGCGTGTCAGCTCGGAATCACCGTGACTGCACTTGGACTTGGATGGTTAGGAGAACCAACAGTTGAAAGACTGTTACATCCCGTATTTGAAAACTTTGATATCGGCGAACCCGTTATCTCAGTTTTATCCTTTACGATTGCGTTCGCATCGGTAACATTTTTACACGTTGTCATTGGAGAACTTGCGCCAAAAACGCTTGCCATTCAATACGCTGAGAGAATGACACTGCTATTTGCAAAACCTTTGTATTGGTTCGGAAAAATTATGTTCCCGTTCATCTGGATATTAAACGGTTCAGCACGTCTGTTATTGAGAGCATTTGGAGTAAAACCTTCTCCCCATGAGCTAGCACACTCTCAAGAAGAATTGAAAATCATTATGACGCACAGTTACCAAAGTGGTGAAATTAACCAAACAGAACTGGCTTTCATGCAAAATGTATTTTCATTCGACGGACGAGTTGCCAAAGATTTAATGATTCCACGCACAAAAATGGAAACCGTTTCTCTTGAATCCACACGTCAGGAATTAATTGCTTTCTTTAGTGAACACCAGTTTACACGTTATCCAGTAACTGAGAACTTTGATAAAGATCATATTATCGGCTACATGAACGTAAAAGAGATGCTTACGGCACTTGCTACGAAAAAAGAGCATGGCATCGAACATTTCATAAAAGAGATACCCGTTATAGTCGAAACGACACCGCTTGTCGAGATTTTCGATTTAATGAAAACAAAGCAATCCCACATCTCGTTAGTTGTAGATGAATTCGGCGGTACTGCTGGAATTGTCACTCTTGAGGATTTACTTGAAGAAATTGTCGGGGAAATCCGGGATGAATTTGATGAAGATGAAGTCGATGAAATTCAGGAAATCGGTGAGAATGTTTACTTAGTACAAGGGCGCGTTTTGCTCGATGAACTAAATGAACGCTTCCAACTACAGTTTGAAGATGCAGAAAACATCGATACACTTTCTGGCTGGATGCAATCTCAAAAGCTTAATGTAGAGATGGGTGATGTCATCGCAACTGAGACGTTCTCTGTAGAGGCCGTTGAAGTGGAGCAACATCACATAGAGGCTGCCCGTTTGCAGCTGATCCCGAAAGCACCTGAACTATCCGAGGAACTTTAA
- a CDS encoding DUF1287 domain-containing protein: MKKRYLVVGILITLVLFSVMFRGGVILQTLGVTLDNPFAPRVEVEDRTVWSDRNGNGITDQLDIVAAARVEVENRTTYQSAYYGGGYPPDDEGVCTDVIWRGLLGADIVLKDEMDADIAANVEAYPRTEGTPDPNIDFRRVPNQYAFLERHAESLTTDLIAGDLDNLAEWQPGDIVIFLEGTDHAGIISDKRAKDGTPYMIHNMPPFAAEIKLSSYKQPIAGHYRWKFGAE, encoded by the coding sequence ATGAAAAAGCGCTATTTAGTAGTAGGAATTTTAATTACTCTTGTGTTGTTCAGTGTCATGTTTCGGGGTGGGGTGATTTTACAAACGCTCGGCGTGACATTGGATAACCCATTTGCTCCTCGGGTAGAAGTGGAAGACCGAACAGTTTGGTCGGACCGAAATGGCAACGGGATCACGGATCAACTTGATATTGTGGCGGCTGCACGTGTCGAAGTAGAAAATCGCACAACTTACCAGAGCGCCTATTACGGAGGAGGCTATCCACCGGACGATGAAGGTGTGTGTACGGATGTTATTTGGCGCGGATTATTAGGTGCAGATATTGTATTGAAAGATGAAATGGATGCAGATATTGCTGCCAATGTAGAAGCCTATCCTCGAACGGAAGGAACTCCGGACCCGAATATTGATTTTCGACGTGTCCCGAATCAGTATGCATTCTTAGAAAGACATGCAGAATCTTTGACGACCGACTTGATTGCAGGAGATCTCGACAATTTGGCTGAGTGGCAACCTGGAGACATTGTGATTTTCTTAGAAGGGACAGACCATGCGGGAATTATATCAGATAAGCGTGCAAAAGATGGCACGCCCTATATGATTCATAACATGCCCCCATTTGCAGCAGAAATCAAGCTGTCGTCTTATAAACAGCCGATTGCTGGACACTACCGTTGGAAGTTTGGAGCTGAATAA
- a CDS encoding GNAT family N-acetyltransferase, translating to MEIKHDNNKFYVGEDSENTLAEVHYVPTGATKLIADHTHVDDSLRGEGVGQKLVEKLVDYAREQNLKIVPLCPFVKSQFEKTPAYKDVWNK from the coding sequence ATGGAAATTAAACACGATAACAATAAATTCTATGTCGGAGAAGACAGCGAGAACACATTAGCAGAAGTTCATTATGTTCCGACTGGTGCAACAAAACTCATCGCGGACCATACTCATGTGGATGATTCCTTACGCGGGGAAGGTGTCGGACAAAAATTAGTCGAAAAGCTCGTAGATTACGCACGTGAACAAAATTTAAAAATCGTCCCTCTTTGTCCATTTGTTAAAAGTCAGTTTGAGAAAACGCCCGCTTATAAAGATGTATGGAACAAGTAA
- the mscL gene encoding large conductance mechanosensitive channel protein MscL: protein MWNDFKAFAFKGNVLELAIAVVIGAAFGKIVASLVENIITPLIGLVMGGIDFSGLAVTVGDAKVTYGAFIQSVIDFLIIAFVIFLFVRMLGKLKRKEEIKPEEGPTIDSKEELLIEIRDLLKQQNTMR, encoded by the coding sequence ATGTGGAACGACTTTAAAGCTTTTGCATTCAAAGGGAACGTCTTGGAGCTAGCAATTGCTGTAGTAATCGGAGCAGCTTTTGGAAAAATTGTGGCATCCTTAGTGGAAAACATTATCACGCCTTTGATTGGGCTCGTGATGGGTGGCATTGATTTCTCAGGACTCGCGGTAACTGTTGGCGATGCTAAGGTTACTTATGGTGCTTTTATTCAATCCGTCATTGATTTCTTGATCATTGCGTTCGTTATTTTCTTATTTGTCCGGATGCTCGGAAAGCTAAAACGTAAAGAGGAAATCAAACCTGAAGAGGGCCCAACTATTGATTCTAAAGAAGAATTATTGATTGAGATTCGCGATTTATTGAAGCAACAAAATACAATGCGTTAA
- a CDS encoding (4Fe-4S)-binding protein: MEPKEYVSSDINVYFTPGLCIHAAECVKGLPSVFNTKKRPWINPENGVASAIAEIVERCPSGALQYIRHDNVRGELPEVPTIVNAHTNGQLEMRGDLHFTQYEQPIVTYRAVVCGCGQTGNSPFCDKKGSCQ; encoded by the coding sequence ATGGAACCTAAAGAATACGTAAGCTCTGACATCAATGTGTATTTCACACCTGGGTTGTGTATCCATGCTGCTGAATGTGTGAAAGGCTTACCCTCCGTATTTAACACAAAGAAACGTCCATGGATTAATCCTGAGAATGGCGTTGCTTCTGCTATTGCTGAGATTGTTGAACGCTGTCCAAGCGGAGCTCTTCAATATATTCGGCATGACAATGTACGCGGCGAATTGCCAGAAGTTCCGACAATTGTGAATGCTCACACCAATGGGCAGCTAGAAATGCGGGGAGATCTTCACTTCACTCAATATGAACAACCTATTGTAACTTACCGTGCCGTCGTGTGCGGGTGTGGTCAGACCGGAAATTCCCCTTTCTGTGATAAAAAAGGCAGTTGCCAATAA